The following proteins are encoded in a genomic region of Glycine soja cultivar W05 chromosome 17, ASM419377v2, whole genome shotgun sequence:
- the LOC114392850 gene encoding uncharacterized protein LOC114392850, with translation MLRSLHFLQARLVPLRFFNPLFVFLVLGLPYRGKDLDEFFWSIAGKFQTEIGKAWTSRRKNNIYPVLNFLLIFCLKNQQKMNVVKQLYILQERIDKEGADSAVQKSLLTSLKVNSQMRQATK, from the exons ATGCTTCGGTCTCTCCATTTTCTTCAAGCTCGGTTAGTTCCGCTTCGTTTCTTCAATCCCCTCTTCGTGTTCCTGGTCCTTGGCCTTCCATATCGA GGGAAGGATCTGGATGAATTTTTCTGGTCAATTGCTG GGAAGTTCCAAACTGAAATTGGCAAAGCCTGGACATCAAGAAGGAAGAATAATATATACCCAGTAttaaattttcttcttattttttgtctAAAGAATCAGCAGAAGATGAATGTTGTGAAGCAATTATATATTCTACAAGAGAGAATCGATAAGGAGGGTGCTGATTCTGCAGTACAGAAATCTTTACTAACGTCTTTAAAG GTCAATTCCCAAATGCGTCAAGCAACTAAATAA
- the LOC114393306 gene encoding E3 ubiquitin-protein ligase SIS3-like isoform X2, which yields MPPPPLYASRDFGWQQRYARFCGRVVVLSILVLLLYPFLWAWTVIGTLWFSSAKNCLPEVGKKWGFLIWLLFSYCGLFCIACMSLGKWLTRRQAHLLRAQQGIPVSEYGVLVDMIRVPDWAFEAAGQETRGMGQDAAAYHPGLYLTPAQREAVEALILELPKFRLKAVPTDCSECPICLEEFYVGNEVRGLPCAHNFHVECIDEWLRLNVKCPRCRCSVFPNLDLSALSSLRAEPEQFSASVVTTARYVRGQPSSLSYRLRLQGLLCPVRAEIAGPVGDIDNALKNAQNGVVSIVTQNASSSGDQASSVECMPVTVCHSSAQS from the exons ATGCCCCCTCCCCCTTTGTATGCTTCTAGAGATTTTGGGTGGCAGCAGAGATATGCTCGTTTCTGTGGAAGAGTAGTTGTCCTTTCAATCCTTGTGTTGCTTCTCTATCCATTTCTTTGGGCTTGGACTGTAATTGGTACCCTGTGGTTCAGCAGTGCCAAGAACTGT TTGCCTGAAGTGGGTAAAAAATGGGGCTTTCTCATCTGGTTACTTTTTAGCTACTGTGGACTCTTTTGCATTGCTTGCATGTCTCTGGGGAAG TGGTTGACTCGAAGACAAGCACATTTATTGCGTGCCCAACAGGGTATCCCTGTATCTGAATACGGG gtTCTGGTTGACATGATCCGAGTGCCTGATTGGGCATTTGAAGCCGCAGGCCAAGAAACAAGGGGCATGGGCCAAGATGCTGCTGCATATCATCCAGGACTTTACCTAACTCCAGCTCAG AGAGAAGCAGTTGAAGCTTTAATTCTGGAACTACCAAAGTTCAGGTTAAAGGCTGTTCCTACTGATTGCAGTGAATGCCCCATCTGCTTAGAAGAGTTCTATGTAGGGAATGAG GTCCGTGGCCTGCCCTGTGCTCACAATTTTCATGTTGAATGCATTGATGAGTGGCTTAGGCTCAATGTGAAATGTCCTCGGTGCCGTTGCTCAGTTTTCCCAAACCTTGATCTTAGTGCACTGTCCAGTCTCCGTGCTGAGCCTGAACAATTTTCTGCCAGTGTTGTGACAACAGCCAGATATGTGAGAGGCCAACCATCTAGTCTAAGTTACCGGCTAAGATTGCAGGGTCTTCTGTGTCCAGTCCGTGCTGAAATTGCAGGACCAGTTGGTGACATAGATAATGCGTTGAAAAATGCTCAGAATGGCGTTGTATCAATTGTGACTCAAAATGCATCATCATCTGGAGACCAAGCCTCTTCTGTCGAATGCATGCCTGTTACTGTCTGTCATTCCTCTGCACAAAGTTAG
- the LOC114392920 gene encoding transcription factor bHLH162-like encodes MKNTNTNTSGSPKLDRKTIERNRRIHMKSLCFKLVSTIPSNYLKTSKDMLSQQDQLHLAATYIKHLRERIEKLKGEKEKAMNMMMMSNQSNNRIFNTGSELPLLEIKDLGSGIEVMLISGLNKNFMLYEVISVLEEEGAEVVAANFSTVADKIFYTFHAQVKISRVGVEPARVYQRLQELIAPLESWE; translated from the exons atgaaaaacacAAACACTAATACTAGTGGTTCACCAAAACTTGATCGCAAAACTATTGAAAGGAACCGCAGGATTCACATGAAATCTCTCTGCTTCAAGCTTGTTTCCACTATTCCTTCCAATTACCTCAAAACCTCCAAG GACATGCTTTCCCAGCAGGATCAGCTTCATCTAGCAGCCACGTACATAAAGCATCTGAGAGAAAGAATAGAGAAATTGAAGGGGGAGAAGGAGAAAGCCATGAACATGATGATGATGTCAAACCAAAGCAATAATAGGATTTTCAATACTGGCTCTGAGTTGCCTCTACTTGAAATAAAGGACTTGGGTTCGGGCATTGAAGTGATGTTGATAAGTGGGTTGAATAAGAACTTCATGCTCTATGAAGTAATTAGTGTCCTTGAGGAAGAGGGTGCTGAAGTTGTCGCTGCCAACTTCTCCACCGTTGCTGATAAGATCTTTTACACGTTTCATGCTCAG GTTAAAATATCAAGAGTTGGTGTTGAGCCAGCGAGGGTATACCAAAGGCTTCAGGAGTTGATTGCACCACTTGAAAGCTGGGAATAA
- the LOC114393306 gene encoding E3 ubiquitin-protein ligase SIS3-like isoform X1, with protein sequence MAIRGVDFKWYDGFFLFMLATSVVIVAINWKRYHSCTYPLHIWIVVDYTTVFVFRVLMFVDNGLSAGMGLDFGWQQRYARFCGRVVVLSILVLLLYPFLWAWTVIGTLWFSSAKNCLPEVGKKWGFLIWLLFSYCGLFCIACMSLGKWLTRRQAHLLRAQQGIPVSEYGVLVDMIRVPDWAFEAAGQETRGMGQDAAAYHPGLYLTPAQREAVEALILELPKFRLKAVPTDCSECPICLEEFYVGNEVRGLPCAHNFHVECIDEWLRLNVKCPRCRCSVFPNLDLSALSSLRAEPEQFSASVVTTARYVRGQPSSLSYRLRLQGLLCPVRAEIAGPVGDIDNALKNAQNGVVSIVTQNASSSGDQASSVECMPVTVCHSSAQS encoded by the exons ATGGCCATCAGAGGCGTCGATTTCAAGTG GTACGATGGCTTTTTCTTGTTCATGCTCGCCACCAGTGT AGTTATTGTGGCAATCAATTGGAAGCGGTATCATTCTTGCACGTATCCGCTGCATATATGGATTGTG GTCGACTACACCACTGTGTTTGTTTTCCGGGTATTGATGTTTGTTGATAACGGGCTTTCTGCAGGAATGGGTTT AGATTTTGGGTGGCAGCAGAGATATGCTCGTTTCTGTGGAAGAGTAGTTGTCCTTTCAATCCTTGTGTTGCTTCTCTATCCATTTCTTTGGGCTTGGACTGTAATTGGTACCCTGTGGTTCAGCAGTGCCAAGAACTGT TTGCCTGAAGTGGGTAAAAAATGGGGCTTTCTCATCTGGTTACTTTTTAGCTACTGTGGACTCTTTTGCATTGCTTGCATGTCTCTGGGGAAG TGGTTGACTCGAAGACAAGCACATTTATTGCGTGCCCAACAGGGTATCCCTGTATCTGAATACGGG gtTCTGGTTGACATGATCCGAGTGCCTGATTGGGCATTTGAAGCCGCAGGCCAAGAAACAAGGGGCATGGGCCAAGATGCTGCTGCATATCATCCAGGACTTTACCTAACTCCAGCTCAG AGAGAAGCAGTTGAAGCTTTAATTCTGGAACTACCAAAGTTCAGGTTAAAGGCTGTTCCTACTGATTGCAGTGAATGCCCCATCTGCTTAGAAGAGTTCTATGTAGGGAATGAG GTCCGTGGCCTGCCCTGTGCTCACAATTTTCATGTTGAATGCATTGATGAGTGGCTTAGGCTCAATGTGAAATGTCCTCGGTGCCGTTGCTCAGTTTTCCCAAACCTTGATCTTAGTGCACTGTCCAGTCTCCGTGCTGAGCCTGAACAATTTTCTGCCAGTGTTGTGACAACAGCCAGATATGTGAGAGGCCAACCATCTAGTCTAAGTTACCGGCTAAGATTGCAGGGTCTTCTGTGTCCAGTCCGTGCTGAAATTGCAGGACCAGTTGGTGACATAGATAATGCGTTGAAAAATGCTCAGAATGGCGTTGTATCAATTGTGACTCAAAATGCATCATCATCTGGAGACCAAGCCTCTTCTGTCGAATGCATGCCTGTTACTGTCTGTCATTCCTCTGCACAAAGTTAG